The following DNA comes from Salvelinus fontinalis isolate EN_2023a unplaced genomic scaffold, ASM2944872v1 scaffold_1517, whole genome shotgun sequence.
gtcaatcaatgaaatgtatttataaagcccttcttacatcaactgatgtcacaaagtgctgtccagaaacccagcctaaaaccccaaacagcaagcaatgcaggtgtagaagcacggtagctaggacaaactccctaggaaggccaaaacctaggaagaaacctagagaggaaccaggctatgaggggtggccagtcctcttctggctgtgccgggtggagattaaaacagaacatgggcaagatgttcaaatgttcatagatgaccagcagggtcagataataataatcacagtggttgtagagggtcaaacaggtcagcacctcaggagtaaatgtcatttggcttttcatagccgatcattcagagtatctctaccgcttctgctgtctctagagagttgaaaacagcaggtctgggacaaggtagcacgtccagtgaacaggtcggggttccatagccgcaggcagaacagttgagactggagcagcagcacggccaggtggcctggggacagcaaggagtcatcaggccaggtagtcttgaggcatgtcctcctccgagagagagagaaacagagagaattagagagcatacttaaattcacacaggacaccggataagacaggagaaatacaccagatataacagactgaccctagccccccgacacataaactactgcagcataaatactggaggctgagacaggaggggtcggaaaACACTgaggccccatccgacgatacccccggacagggccaaacaggcaggatataaccccacccactttgccaaagcacagcccccacaccactagagggacaccttcaaccaccaacttactatcctgagacaaggccgagtatctCCAGTATCTCCAATCTCCAGTGGGTGCGCGGGAGGGGGTAGATCCAGAATTTTGGGAATCCTGTAGAAAGGAGATCGCGTCTCTTCCCTCCACGACCTCCGGGAAACCTTGAAGTCTCAAATTCGAGTGCCTTTGGAAATGTTCATAATAATCAAATTTCTCCTCGAGTTTAGCGATGGAGTCTTCCAACTTCTTGTATTTTTGGTCCACTTCCTCACGGACGTCCAGGATGGCAGCCTGGTGGTCAGCATGGTCTTTTTCTAACTTTGTCACTCGTCCATTTGTGACTGTATGGTCTTCGTGGAGTTTATCGACCAGTACATCAATTTTGCTGAGGGGTTCAGAAAGTGTCTCTTGGATTTATTTTTGTTATACCCTTGTCCATCTCCATTCTGAACCATGCTGGTGCTTCTTCCCGAGCTAGCATCCGCCGAGGCCGATGAAGGGCTGTCAGAGAGGGGCATTTTTCCATGCCTCGTCTGAGGCTTTGACATATTTGGCATATTTTGTTTTGGCGATACAATAAATGTTTTAACTTCCAACGCACTATTAACGAACAGTTTAACAATGTCAAAATGCCTTAAAACTGTTTGAAAGTTCGAGGACACTACGCAGATGCGTCTTGTTAGAGCTTCGCCATTGGCGGAAGTCTCTCTCATATCATCATTCTTAACAGTCATCGTCCAACAagtcttctactgttgttcttcTCCATTTCATGCACAACACATTGGAGGGACACTTCACATATGTAGTGGGTGTACTTTCCATGTTACAGTATTTCTTTTATAACATTTATAATGACtacataactaacaaaacaacattaGTGTTCTTTAGATCacctctgaccattccccacgttTTATGTTAGATATATTATTCCAGTAGTTGCTTCTGAACGTGTTAGAATTTCGTCGGGAAAAAGTATTCTTGAAACAAAGCAAAAGGACGTCAGTTGTTAACCcccaccagttccctcctcccccctctgcgggtgagagggggcggcagcgtagcctagtggttagagcgttggactagtaaccgaaaggttgcaagatcgaatccccgagctgacaaggtacaaatctgtcgttctgcccctgaacaaggcagttaacctactgttcctaggccgtcaatgaaacgaagaatttgttcttaactgacttgcctagttaaataaaggttaaaaaagaaGGGATCTTGTTGAAGTCATtcattgcaaacctgatctgacctatttggatcctcacaggacagtctgtAATCCCGACATATTTCAAGCTGACGACCATTGTCCGTGTTCCCAAGaactccaaggtaacctgtctgcGGCACTCACATCTgtgctttgaaagtctggtcatgaccacatcaacacaatcatcccagacaccctgtacccactcccctcttgtactccctgttcacccatgactgtgtggccacacacgactccaacaccatcatcaagtttgctgacgacacgaagGCGAtgagaggtcagagacttggcattgtggtgccaggacaacctctccctcaatgtcagtaagaccaaggagctgatcgtggactatagcaGCAAGAGGGGAGAGCACGTCCCCATCCATATCAACAGGGCTGTTAAAGGGTCTTGCTTTGACCCTACCCACAATCACTAGACTGTATACAaaccatatgcacacacacacacactacgttcacactcccacacaaaacccacacacacaaaccaacacaacccaaacacacatgcgtacacattacacactctcacaaacaaacacacacctttacactcatttgctgctgctgctctgttctttattttgctcttattattatctatcctgatgcctagtcactttaccctgccttgtacatatctacctcaaatacctcgtacccctgcacactgatcTGGAACTGgaactccttgtatatagctttATTCTTGGGTATTTTATTACACTGTtacaatatgtacagtaccagtcaaaagtttggacacacctactcattccagggtttctttattttttacaattttctacattgtagaacatcaaaagtatgaaataccacataaggaatcctgtagtaaccaaaaaaatctaaatatattttatttttgagattcttcaaagtagccaccctttgccttgatgacagctttgcacactcttggctttctctcaatCAGGTTCATGAGgtactcacctggaatgcatttcaattaacaggtgtgccttgttcaaagttaatttgtggaatttatttccttagtgcgtttgagccaatcacttgttttgtgacaaggtaggggtggtatacagaagatagccctatttggtaaaataccaagtccatattatggcaagaacagctcaaataagcaaagagaaacgaaagtctaatattattttaagacatgaagttcagtcaatccggaaaatttctaaaactttgaacgtttcttcaagtgcagtcacaaaatccatcaagcgctagacccagagttacctctgctctaaagttcaagtaacaaacacatctcaacatcaactgctcagaggagacagcgtgaattaggccttcatggtcaaatttctgcaaagaaaccactactaaagtacaccaataagaagaagagacttgcttgggccaagaaacacgagcaatggacattagaccggtggaaatctgtccttttggaaAAGCaatccagatgaagctggttgagagaatgccgagtgtgtgcaaagctgtcaacaaggcaaagggtggctaaatataaataaaatatatattgatatgtttaacactttttttgggtactacatggcctgctggaggtcattttgcagggctctggcagtgctcctcctgctcaaaggcggaggtagcggtcctgctgctgggttgttgccctcctacggcctcctccacgtctcctgatgtactggcctgtctcctggtagcgcctccatgctctggacactacgctgacagacacagcaaaccttcttgccacagctcgcattgatttgccatcctggatgagctgcactacctgagccacttgtgtgggttgtagactccgtctcatgctaccactagagtgagagcaccgccagcattcaaagtgaccaaaacatcagccaggaagcataggaactgagaagtggtctgtggtcaccacctgcagaatcactcctttattggaggtgtcttgctaattgcctataatttccacctttagtctattccatttgcacaacagcatgtgaaatttattgtcaatcagtgttgcttcctaagtggacagtttgatttcacagaagtgtgattgacttggagttacattgtgttgtttaagtgttcccttaatttttttgagcagtgtacattgtgtgcaaaaggcatgaggaggtaggcaataaataggctataggAGCAAataaattacaatttagcagattaacactggagtgataaatcatcagatgatcatgtgcaagaagagatactggtgtgcaaaagagcagaaaagtaaataaataaaaacagtaaggggatgaggtaggtaaattgggtgggctgtttacagatccagcgatcggttagctgctcagatagcagatgtttaaagttggtgagggaaataaaagtctccagtttcagcgatttttgcaattcgttccagtcacatgcagcagagaactggaaggaaaggcggccaactgaggtgttggcttttgggatgatcagtgagatatacctgctggagcgcgtgctacgggtgggtgttgttatcgtgaccagtgaactgagataaggcggagctttacctagcatggacttatagatgacctggagccagcatgtctggcgacgaatatgtagcgagggccagccgactagagcatacaggtcgcagtggtgggtggtataaggggctttggtaacaaaacggatggcactgtgataaactgcatctagtttgctgagtagagtattggaagctattttgtagatgacatcgccgaagtcgaggatcggtgagtgagtgaaggaggctttgtttgattttggattggagatgtttgatatgagtctggaaggagagtttacagtctagccagacacctaggtatttatagatgtccacatattctaggtcggaaccgtccagggtggtgatgctagtcgggcgggcgggcgggtgcaagcagcgaacggttgaaaagcatgcatttggttttactagcgtttaagagcagttggaggccaccgaaggagtgttgtatggcattgaagctcgtttggaggttagatagcacagtgtccaaggaatggccagaagtatacagactggtgtcgtctgcgtagaggtggatcagggaatcgcccgcagcaagagcaacatcattgatatatacagagaaaagagtcggcccgagaattgaaccctgtggtacccccatagagactgccagaggaccagacaacatgccctccgatttgacacactgagctctgtctgcaaagtagttggtgaaccaggcaaggcagtcatcagaaaaaccgagtctgccgataagaatatggtgattgacagagtcaaaagccatGGCCAGGtcgagcgtggctgaggtgcacccgtgaccggctcggaaaccggattgcacagcggagaaggtacggtggaattcgagatggtcagtgatctgtttattaacttggctttcgaagaccttagattggcagggcaggatggatgtaggtctgtaacagtttgggtccagggtgtctccccctttgaagagggggatgaccacggcagttttccaatccttggggatctcagacgataatGAAAGAGATGTTGAACaagctggtaataggggttgtgaCAATGGCGGCGGAAAGTTTCAGAAATAGGTCTAGATTGTCAAGCACAGCTGATTTGTAtgtgtccaggttttgcagctctttcagaacatttgATATCTGGATTTGGTTGGCATAATTGAGTAAAGCGGTGCCATAGAAATGTTTGAAATACAGCACATACCTACCGGTAACTCAAAAGTTGGAGTCAATTTTGTTTCTGTATTAACTGCATTTAAAGGTTGCGTGTACGTGCTTTTTTAATTCATGGCGACTAAGTACGTTTTGCTACGACGCACACCCTGAGCGTTCATCATGCGGCTTGAGAAGGCCTGTATGAACAGACTTCCTCACACTTCTCATTGAAATTTACTGGTTTATCCCATGTAAATCAGAGTGGGTGAGAAATCCTGGTCAAACTCTTCCTGCCCTCAAACCCTAGGTTAGCAGCGCTACAAGCAACTCTAGGAGAGCCTGGACCTGATAGCAACCTGCCAACTAAGACAGGTTAGCATTGACTTATTTAAACCTGAAAGTTTGGATTGGCACTGGGATATGAAGACACCCCGCCAAAACGATATGCTAATGATACGAGAGCTGGTTTTATATTTAAGCTTTCACTAATAGGAAACCAAGTCAGTTACGAGAGAAGACACCCAGCAGAGTCATTTAAATGCAAGTTGACAACCGTGATATTAGTTAGCACTGACACCATTAACCCCGATTCTAGCAGCCTCATGTACCAACCCCAAACACTCAGTTCCACAACCATCAAGTTTAAATGAACTAGAACCCATTCCACATCATGTGATGCTACTAGCATAATTTGACCAAATGTAGCTTAAGTCAAATGGTAGTTTAGGCACAGGGGTCAAAGTAGACATATTGCTGATGCCAAAGCATGGTTATAATGAAAAATAAATGTTGCCATCACCAGTTACTCATGTCAGGTCAAAGACCTCAACTCCAAGTAGGAACCGTCAAAACAATACTGAGGACAATATTATTACAGTTAGCGTTTAATTGAGCCAAAACAAGAAATTGCAGTTACACACACAACCTGGACAAAAAACCCATGAACTCTTGCATGGACCCCGAGCACCATGTCCCACATCAGATATCCATGTTTGTGGTCAACGGGGGCTGAGATGCAGAAGTCAACAGTTCCTCAATGGCGTGGTCAGACTGGCCAGTGGAAGCTTCAGaggcagcgtcgtcagacgggccagtggcagcttcagaggtagcgtcgtcagacgggccagtggcagcttcagaggtagcgtcgtcagacgggccagtggcagcttcagaggtagcgtcgtcagacgggccagtggcagcttcagaggtagcgtcgtcagacgggccagtggcagcttcagaggtagcgtcgtcagacgggccagtggcagcttcagaggtagcgtcgtcagacgggccagtggcagcttcagaggtagcgtcgtccgacgggccagtggcagcttcagaggtagcgtcgtccgacgggccagtggcagcttcagaggtagcgtcgtccgacgggccagtggcagcttcagaggtagcgtcgtccgacgggccagtggcagcttcagaggtagcgtcgtcagacgggccagtggcagcttcagaggcagcgtagtcagacgggccagtggcagcttcagaggtagcgtcgtcagacgggccagtggcagcttcagaggcagcgtagtcagacgggccagtggcagcttcagaggcagcgtagtcagacgggccagtggcagcttcagaggtagcgtagtcagacgggccagtggcagcttcagaggtagcgtcgtcagacgggccagtggcagcttcagaggtagcgtcgtcagacgggccagtggcagcttcagaggtagcgtcgtcagaggaCAGGGCATCATTTGCCGTAGAGCTACCATGGTTTGGAGAAGCTTGGGATTCTACTTCATTAGTCTCGAAATACTCTAGAGAGAAAACAAAGAAACAGTTGGGTATTCTACAGCAACACAGCTGTTCTACACAGCTACAAATTGCCATTCGAATGTTGAGCAACATGAACCCAACAGATTTAAAAGTATATGGACAGGGCGTACCTTCTCTGTCTTGTTTAGCATCAGACCCTATGGATCGGAGCAAGGCCAGGGCATGCACAATGGAGACGTCATTTGATGACAGCTCTGAAAAACGTAGGTTAAGGTACACAAGCAAAATCAAAGGGTTTGACAACATTATTTAGACATCTAAGTTactctatggtgttgaatgagTGTCAAACACAGCAGCACCATAGACACAGTACAAAGCTAGAAGGGTTGTGGAAAGAAACACTTACCTCCAAGTCTCCTCTGCAGAGAGACTTGCTCTTGCTTCTGGGACTTTCCAACAGGGTAACAAGAAACTGAGGAGAAAGTGTTGACACAAAATAGTTACATATTAATAATAGCAGATGACCAATGCAGAACAAACAGACAGTCAAATTTTAATCTCCAACTGATAAAGTTGAGATTATTTCCCAACCATATCCCTTCAATCCAAATAAAACATTAGTGAACCAACCTTTCACAACCCCCACAGTCACCACAAATAGCATCAATTCTCTCACACCTCCCATGATCATAAAAATAGTCTGTGTTATCAACAGGTAATGTCTTCCCATGGCCTGTATGAGGCTTATATAGGCCACTAATGACCTTTTACCTGACAAACATGACTTAACGATCAATTAACATGCTTGATTGAGGTGTtacattcagatagaaatagaCCATGTAGAACGTATGTTGGGCAGGCAATCTTTTCTACTCCATATATTGCATTTATATCTGTAATGTTTAACCCTAATGGTCTCAGATCAGCAGTAGAAAGAAGTAGGCCTAATTATTTTAGGTGTAATCTTCAAAGATATTAGGGGGAAATACCCAAATCCACTTTTTACAATGCTCCTGGGAAATGGGTAGGCCTCCACCATatagtccttcacagttttacagctgtgttatattcctttatttacatagatcacatacataaatatatatgttaGCTGTAGGTAGCTTTGGGATAAAATTCCCATATTGTATTGTTACTAACATAAATCATAATATATCATATTTTCCTCATTTGCTCTGTAGGAGGTTCGTCATATGAAGGACATTCAAGTGGATGTGACCCCTAACCTGCAATAGGGGCTCAGTGGGGTGACAGACATCCTGTAAAGGATCTCCAAGCTAGTGTCTAAGGACCTGGAGGAGGCTGTGTCTACAGCTGTGGTTCAGGACAAGCAtggtaacctaacctaacctcacTGTATGAAGGATTACATTGTTATGGATAGTCATCTCCAATCTGTTCAAATATCACTGTTGTTGATAACACACATTACCAAAATTATTCACACTTGTCTTCCTATTTCCACATAATCTGTCATGGTTCCCCACCTTAACAGGGCATAAAACCAACCTCTCTTTATTGCTCTCTTTATTGCTAATACAACCAAATCCAACAGCGTTCGAGTATCTTAATGCTTTTCTTCTAACCCTGAATGGCAACTTTTTATCCTAGTACACAAGCATGTCATTTTATCCATCCACACCCACTCTACTGCCGCATGTCCACTGCGGCTGAGACTTTCACCCACTCGTTACAGGTATTAGCAGGTAACCAACCCCACCCGGGTCTTAGCCCCTAGGACTTACCCTTTGCAGGTATCAACCTGTTGTGGTTTACCTTCCAGGACTTACCATATACCACAAAGCTGCGACCGGTCATAATTACAATGGGACTACTGAAGAAGCTCAGGCTTTCTAGGTCCGTACCCTATAATTAGTTCAGCGTACGACTCTCATCTCCCCAAGATGTCAGAATTAGTGATAACAGGTGTAGGAACTGTGCCTACCTTGTTTCTGTTTCACTGATTCAGAATCTCTAGTTCGACTGCAAATTGTGGTGAACCCTGCTCACAGTGCcaactgttaggttctaattctcagagtaaaaactcgacggacactatgaaagctttaaccaagtttattcttcccagagggtcaagacagctgcattagacaaaaaacatattcacacaagcactgatatttaatcctttctcctatgctgagtctcctcctacacctctgaacagccaatgcatctctgttgttagacagaacctttgtgatatctgttcttcctcacttcatctgacctgaccgctaccccaaagtgctcactcctccccaactcaaggCTGTCATGTTGATTGGTACCAGACTGTGTCTGGTAGATTTTTCAACCAGAAATTTGCACagtgtagctctaactccaaaacgttttgggacactgtaaagtccatggagaacaagagcacctcctcccagctgcccactgcattgaggctaggtaacacggtcaccaccgataaatccatgataatcgaacatttcaataagcatttctctacggctggccatgttttcttcctggctaccccaactccggccaacagctccacacaccccgcagctacttgcccgagcctccccagcgtctcctttacccaaatccaggtagcagatgttctgaaagagctgcaaaaactggacctgtacaaatcagctgggctagacaatctggaccctctctttctaaaatgatccgccgccattattgcaacccctattaccagtctgttcaacctctctttcgtatcgtccgagatccctaaagactggaaagctgccgcggtcatccccctcttcaaagggggtgacactctagacccaaactgttatagacctatatccatcctgccctgcctttctaaagtcttcgaaagccaagttaataaacagatcactgaccatttcgaatcccaccgtaccttctccgctgtgcaatccagtttccgagctggtcatgggtgcacctcagccacgctcaaggtactaaacgatatcataaccgccatcgataaaagacagtactgtgcagccgtcttcatcgacctggccaaggctttcgactctgtcaatcaccgtattcttatcggcagactcaacagccttggtttctcaaatgactgtctcgcctggttcaccaactacttcgcagacagagttcagtgtgtcaaattggaaggCCTGTtgcccggacctctggcagtctctatgggagtaccacagggttcaattctcaagccgactcttttctctgtatacatcaatgatgtcgctcttgctgctggtgagtctctgatccacctctacgcagacgacactattctgtatacttctggcccttcttttgacactgtgttaacaaccctccaggcgagcttcaatgccatacaactctcctaccgtggtctccaactgctcttaaatacaagtaaaactaaatgcctgctcttcaaccgatcgctgcctgcacctgcccgcctgtccaacatcactactctggacggctctgacttagaatatgtggacaactacaaatacctaggtgtctggttagactgtaaactctccttccagactcacatcaaacatctccaatccaaagttaaatctagaattggcttcctattccgcaacaaagcatccttcactcatgctgccaaacatacccttgtaaaactgaccatcctaccaatcctcgacttcggtgatgtcatttacaaaatagcctccaaaaccctacctaataaattggatgcagtctatcacagtgccatccgttttgtcaccaaagccccatatactacccaccactgcgacctgtacactctcgttggctggccctcgcttcatactcgtcgccaaacccactggctccaggtcatctacaagaccctgctaggtaaagtccccccttatctcagctcgctggtcaccatagcagcacccacctgtagcacgcactccagcaggtatatctctctggtcacccccaaaaccaattcttcctttggccgcctctccttccagttctctgctgccaatgactggaacgaactacaaaaatctctgaaactggaaacacttatctccctcactagctttaagcaccagctgtcagagcagctcatagattactgcacctgtacatagcccatctataatttagcccaaacaactacctctttacctactgtatttatttatttattttgctcctttgcaccccattatttctgtctctactttgcactttcttccactgcaaaccaaccattccagtgtttctttacttgctatattgtatttacttcgccaccatggccttttttatatttttatttatatatatattttgtttgccttcacctcccttatctcacctcacttgctcacattgtatatagacttatttttcactgtattattgactgtatgtttgttttactccatgtgtaactatgtgttgttgtatgtgtcgaactgctttgctttatcttggccaggtcgcaattgtaaatgagaacgtgttctcaatttgcctacctggttaaataaaggtgaaataaaataaataaataaaagatacaaTGATACGATGTCTATCTAAGTATATGGTTACGGAGAATAGTCCCATATGAGATGGTTAGGTCACGTCATCCCCTTTCGTGTTGTCGTCGTGGCAACAGGTCGGGAACAGCTCCTGAGTGAAGGCGAGGCATGCAGCCGTGTCTGCCCGTCTCCGTAGTTCGTCAGTTTTCCAGCCTCGTAGTCCAGCAGCATTCTAATGCGGGAGTGGTGACAGTGGCCATCCACCGCttccaggtgtaacagtataactttagtccgtcccctcgccccgacccgggcgcgaaccagggaccctctgcacacatcaacaacagtcacccacgaagcatcgttacccatcgctccacaaaagcctcggcccttgcagagcaaggggaaccactacttcaaggtttcagagcaagtgacgtcaccgactgaaaggctgctagcgcgcaccactgctacctagctagccatttcacatcggttacacaggcACCCATTGTGCCAGGTGCTCAGCTGGCGCTCATCCAGCTGGAGGCTCTAGGGAAGCTCGTTCATTCCCACCATACACCGTTTCCCCTTTTCCTTCCTGGGGATGCCCTCGTACGTT
Coding sequences within:
- the LOC129849534 gene encoding polysialoglycoprotein-like, yielding MIMGGVRELMLFVVTVGVVKVSCYPVGKSQKQEQVSLQRRLGELSSNDVSIVHALALLRSIGSDAKQDREEYFETNEVESQASPNHGSSTANDALSSDDATSEAATGPSDDATSEAATGPSDDATSEAATGPSDYATSEAATGPSDYAASEAATGPSDYAASEAATGPSDDATSEAATGPSDYAASEAATGPSDDATSEAATGPSDDATSEAATGPSDDATSEAATGPSDDATSEAATGPSDDATSEAATGPSDDATSEAATGPSDDATSEAATGPSDDATSEAATGPSDDATSEAATGPSDDATSEAATGPSDDATSEAATGPSDDAASEASTGQSDHAIEELLTSASQPPLTTNMDI